The following are encoded in a window of Impatiens glandulifera chromosome 5, dImpGla2.1, whole genome shotgun sequence genomic DNA:
- the LOC124938756 gene encoding probable LRR receptor-like serine/threonine-protein kinase At1g56130 isoform X3 produces MARSPIIHNPFRLLLFFFLLFFGIARAQNRTSKATTDPSEVAVLNTIFQQWGISFPSTGGQWNVIGDPCTGVATDSSSLFNNPSYNPGIKCDCTFNNNATCHITQLRVNAVNAAGTIPDALWTLTFLTFLDIAQNILSGPISPAIGNLTRMQYMSLGINAFTGEIPKELGLLTDLRLLYFSSNKFSGPLPSTIGNLQKLEQLYMDSCGASGPIPASFAALQNLHTVWASDNNFTGNIPDFIGGWTKLTELRFQGNSFQGPIPSTFSKLTLMESLRISDLSTGSSQLTFIQNMTSLKTLILRNNNISGSIPSFMGGFLSLSTLDLSFNNLTGGIPEAVFNLSSLSFLYLGNNKLIGSVPSQKSQSLLNVDLSYNELSGSFPTWISDNNLQINLVANNFTIGSSDNIGLPSGLNCLQKNFPCGRNSPTYSSFAIKCGGPPITSSTGIQFERENENLGPATYFTTSTSRWAVSNAGRFAENNNPLVTAGSTSQFNSLDSELFQTARKSPGSLRYYGLGLENGNYTVSLQFAEIEISNEQSRWQSLGRRVFDIYIQGQLELKDFDIVKAAGGATRAHERKFTANVFENYLEIHFFWAGKGTCCIPAQGTYGPLISAISATPDFVPTVSNKPKSSKKNNTGLIAGVVVSVGVVILASLFALYFYIQRKKRLQNIDDEEFLGMETKPFMFSYSELRVATGDFSSTNKLGEGGFGPVFKGSLSDGRVVAVKQLSVASHQGKSQFVAEIVTISAVQHRNLVKLYGCCLEGEKRLLVYEFLENKSLDQALFGKAGFILDWPTRFDICLGVARGLTYLHEESRLRIVHRDVKASNILLDSNLSPKISDFGLAKLYDDMKTHISTRVAGTIGYLAPEYAMRGHLTEKADVFGFGVVALEIVAGRPNSDTSLDTDKMYLLEWAWNLHENNAEVELVDEKMSDFNEEEVKRLIGVALLCTQTSPTMRPSMSRVVAMLSGDIEVGSASSRPGYLTDWKFSDTTTFMSNDSDLKTGNNSHRTATSSSTDFGTSIERSPIGHQSSHDSITGEGR; encoded by the exons ATGGCGAGATCTCCAATAATTCATAATCCATTTCGCctcttgctcttcttcttcttattattcttCGGAATTGCTCGAGCTCAGAATCGAACTTCAAAAGCTACTACAGATCCTTCTGAAg TTGCTGTCTTGAACACCATATTCCAACAATGGGGAATATCATTTCCGTCGACGGGCGGTCAATGGAACGTAATCGGAGACCCATGCACTGGAGTTGCCACCGATTCAAGCTCCCTCTTCAATAATCCATCGTACAATCCAGGCATCAAATGCGACTGTACCTTCAACAACAACGCTACTTGTCATATTACTCAATT aagagtaaatgcagtaaATGCTGCAGGAACAATCCCAGATGCGTTATGGACTCTTACTTTCCTCACTTTCTT GGACATTGCGCAGAATATACTCTCAGGTCCTATTTCCCCAGCTATTGGAAATCTGACTCGAATGCAGTACAT GTCACTTGGTATTAATGCATTTACTGGGGAGATACCAAAGGAACTAGGATTGCTTACAGATTTAAGAttatt gtatttttcttcaaataaattCTCTGGTCCATTGCCATCTACAATTGGTAACTTACAGAAATTAGAACAATT GTATATGGATAGTTGTGGAGCTAGTGGTCCTATACCTGCAAGTTTTGCTGCTCTACAGAATCTGCATACTGT GTGGGCATCAGATAATAACTTCACAGGCAACATACCTGATTTCATTGGGGGTTGGACTAAGTTAACAGAATT GAGGTTTCAGGGGAATTCTTTCCAGGGTCCAATTCCATCAACATTTTCCAAATTAACCTTGATGGAGAGCTT ACGAATAAGTGACTTATCCACGGGGAGCTCACAACTAACTTTTATCCAGAACATGACTTCTCTGAAAACCTT AATTctgagaaacaacaatatttcAGGATCTATACCAAGCTTTATGGGAGGGTTTTTAAGTTTGTCAACTCT CGATCTGAGTTTCAATAACTTAACCGGAGGGATTCCAGAAGCAGTGTTCAACTTGAGCTCTCTCTCCTTCTT GTATCTTGGGAATAACAAACTGATTGGTTCTGTCCCTTCACAAAAAAGCCAATCTCTCCTCAATGT AGATCTGTCTTACAATGAACTATCAGGGTCATTTCCTACTTGGATAAGTGACAACAATCTGCAGAt TAATTTAGTTGCCAATAACTTCACTATTGGAAGCTCGGACAACAT TGGTTTGCCTTCAGGTCTAAATTGTCTTCAGAAGAACTTTCCTTGTGGTCGCAATTCACCTACAT ATTCCAGCTTTGCAATTAAGTGTGGTGGTCCTCCAATTACCTCTTCTACTGGTATTCAATTTGAGAGGGAAAATGAGAATCTTGGACCAGCCACATATTTTACTACCAGCACAAGCCGGTGGGCTGTGAGTAATGCCGGGCGCTTTGCAGAGAACAATAACCCACTAGTTACAGCAGGCTCTACGTCTCAGTTCAATAGTTTAGACTCCGAGTTGTTCCAAACAGCCAGAAAATCTCCTGGATCTCTCAGATACTACGGATTAGGTCTCGAGAATGGAAACTATACTGTCAGCCTCCAGTTTGCAGAAATAGAAATATCTAATGAGCAGTCTAGGTGGCAAAGTCTTGGAAGGCgtgtttttgatatatatatccAG GGGCAGCTAGAACTTAAGGATTTTGATATAGTGAAAGCGGCAGGTGGAGCAACTCGAGCCCATGAACGAAAATTTACTGCTAATGTGTTTGAAAACTATCTTGAGATCCATTTTTTTTGGGCTGGTAAAGGGACCTGTTGTATACCCGCACAAGGTACATACGGTCCCTTGATCTCAGCAATCAGTGCCACCCCAG ACTTTGTTCCCACTGTAAGTAACAAGCCTAAAAGCTCTAAGAAGAACAATACAGGCTTGATTGCGGGAGTTGTTGTTTCTGTTGGAGTTGTAATCTTGGCATCTTTGTTTGCTTTATATTTCTATATTCAAAGGAAAAAAAGATTACAGAACATTGATGATGAAG AGTTCCTGGGAATGGAGACGAAACCGTTCATGTTCAGTTACAGTGAGCTGAGAGTTGCAACAGGTGATTTTTCTTCCACGAACAAGCTTGGGGAGGGTGGCTTTGGACCGGTTTTCAAG GGATCACTCAGTGATGGACGGGTAGTTGCTGTTAAGCAATTGTCCGTTGCATCCCACCAAGGAAAAAGTCAGTTTGTAGCAGAGATAGTTACAATATCTGCAGTGCAGCACCGCAATCTTGTCAAACTGTATGGTTGCTGTCTTGAAGGAGAAAAAAGACTGCTTGTTTATGAGTTTCTAGAAAACAAGAGTCTCGACCAAGCACTATTTG GAAAGGCTGGTTTCATTCTTGATTGGCCCACTCGTTTTGATATATGCTTGGGCGTAGCTAGGGGATTAACTTACCTTCATGAGGAATCTCGGCTACGAATTGTGCATAGAGATGTGAAGGCCAGTAATATTTTGCTCGACTCCAATCTTAGTCCCAAGATATCTGATTTTGGTTTGGCTAAACTGTACGATGATATGAAGACCCATATAAGCACCCGTGTTGCAGGGACTAT TGGGTATCTCGCACCAGAGTATGCTATGCGTGGGCACCTTACAGAGAAAGCTGATGTGTTTGGTTTTGGTGTGGTGGCCTTGGAGATTGTCGCTGGAAGACCAAACTCTGACACAAGTTTGGATACAGATAAGATGTACCTTCTAGAATGG GCTTGGAATCTGCATGAAAACAATGCGGAAGTTGAGCTGGTAGATGAAAAGATGTCAGATTTCAACGAAGAAGAAGTAAAGCGATTAATTGGGGTGGCTCTACTCTGCACTCAGACTTCTCCAACAATGAGACCATCCATGTCTCGTGTAGTGGCAATGCTCTCTGGAGACATAGAAGTCGGTTCAGCAAGCTCACGGCCTGGCTATCTGACTGACTGGAAGTTCAGTGACACTACCACTTTCATGAGCAATGATTCCGACTTGAAAACTGGCAATAATAGCCACCGCACTGCCACCTCATCAAGCACAGACTTCGGAACTTCTATAGAAAGGTCCCCTATTGGCCATCAATCTTCCCATGACAGCATCACTGGCGAGGGAAGATAG